One region of Mangifera indica cultivar Alphonso chromosome 3, CATAS_Mindica_2.1, whole genome shotgun sequence genomic DNA includes:
- the LOC123212309 gene encoding ACT domain-containing protein ACR8-like, which yields MEWHSCLDEYQKLVIRMNTPRVVIDNAVCPTATLVKVDSARRHGILLEAVQVLTDLDLSIKKAYISSDGRWFMDVFHVTDLNGNKLTDERVIRHIEQSLGTIEYERVNGFCGLTALELTGTDRVGLMSEVFAVLAELQCNVVEAKVWTHNGRIASLIYVKDCNSGSPIEDLQQIDRIEARLRNVLKGDNDIRSAKTTVSMEVTHTERRLHQMMFADRDYERKPIFSRCTNYPLVTVQNWVERGYSVVNVQCKDRTKLLFDVVCTLTDMEYVVFHATIKTTEDRAYLEFYVKHIDGTPISSEPERQRVIQCLQAAVRRRASEGVRLELCMEDRPGLLAGVTRTFRENGLNITRAEISTRNETAVNTFYVTDAIGNPADPMIIEAVRQKVGLSNLKVKELPVMYNEKSESEEQTVGVGGTVLLSLGSLVRKNLYSLGLIRSYS from the exons ATGGAGTGGCATTCTTGTTTAGATGAATACCAGAAGCTTGTTATCAGAATGAACACTCCCAG GGTCGTCATCGACAATGCCGTTTGCCCCACGGCAACTCTCGTCAAG GTTGATAGTGCTAGAAGACATGGAATCTTGTTAGAAGCTGTTCAGGTTCTCACGGATCTGGACCTTTCGATAAAGAAGGCTTACATTTCTTCTGATGGACGGTGGTTCATggatg TTTTCCATGTGACTGATCTGAATGGAAACAAATTAACAGACGAAAGAGTTATTCGCCACATTGAGCAg TCGCTTGGAACCATAGAATATGAAAGAGTTAACGGGTTTTGCGGTTTGACTGCCCTTGAACTAACTGGAACAGATCGAGTTGGCCTGATGTCAGAGGTTTTTGCAGTATTAGCTGAATTACAGTGTAATGTGGTAGAAGCGAAGGTGTGGACTCACAACGGTCGAATTGCTTCGCTGATTTATGTGAAAGATTGCAATTCAGGATCTCCAATTGAGGACTTACAACAAATTGATAGAATCGAAGCACGTTTAAGGAATGTCTTGAAAGGAGATAATGACATTAGGAGTGCTAAAACGACTGTTTCTATGGAGGTCACTCATACAGAGAGAAGGCTACACCAGATGATGTTTGCAGATAGGGATTATGAGAGGAAGCCCATTTTTAGTCGGTGTACTAATTACCCTCTAGTAACAGTGCAAAATTGGGTGGAAAGAGGGTACTCAGTCGTGAATGTTCAGTGCAAGGATAGGACTAAGCTTTTGTTCGATGTTGTTTGCACGTTGACAGACATGGAATATGTGGTGTTTCATGCTACCATTAAGACAACTGAAGACAGAGCGTATCTG GAATTTTATGTTAAGCACATTGATGGAACTCCAATTAGTTCAGAACCTGAAAGGCAACGTGTGATTCAATGCCTACAAGCTGCAGTGAGAAGAAGAGCATCCGAG GGTGTGAGGCTAGAATTATGCATGGAAGATAGGCCAGGGCTGTTGGCAGGTGTGACTAGAACATTTAGAGAAAATGGTCTCAATATCACAAGAGCTGAAATATCCACAAGAAATGAGACGGCAGTAAACACATTCTATGTAACAGATGCCATAGGAAACCCTGCAGATCCAATGATAATTGAAGCAGTTAGACAAAAAGTTGGATTGAGTAATTTGAAAGTGAAGGAATTGCCAGTGATGTATAATGAGAAGTCAGAAAGTGAAGAGCAAACAGTTGGGGTTGGTGGGACAGTATTGTTATCACTGGGGAGTCTAGTGAGAAAGAATCTATACAGTCTGGGTCTGATAAGATCATATTCTTAA